The following DNA comes from Noviherbaspirillum sp. L7-7A.
GGCCGCCCGCGACGCGGTGCGTGCCTGGCTGTCGCCAGCGCATCCCGTGCTGGTGCGCATCAACAGCGCCGACACCGCCTGGTTTGCCGCGGATGCCGAACTGTGCGGCCTGCCGGGCGTGTCCGGCATCGTGCTGCCCAAGGCCGAGCAGGCCGGAGACATTGCCCTGCTGCGGCAAAAGGGCGCGCCGGCAGTGCTCCCGCTGATCGAAACCGCGCTGGGCCTGCATCAGGCGCTGGCCCTGGCGCGTCAGCCTGGGGTGGAACGGCTGCTGTTCGGCAGCATCGATTTCAGCCTGGACCTGGGCCTGCATGAGGGCGTGGAAGAGTTGCAGTACTTCCGCTCCCACCTGGTGCTGGCGTCGCGGCTGGCCGGCGTCCTGCCGCCGGTCGATGGCGTCACCACCGCGCTGGATGATGGCGCGCAGATCCTGGACGACGCCCGTCGCGCGCGCCGCAACGGCTTTGGCGGCAAGCTGTGCATTCATCCGAAGCAACTGGCCCATGTCCATGCGGCCTTTGCGCCAACGGCAGAGGAAGTGGCATGGGCCGAGCGGGTATTGCAGGCTGTGGAAAATACCGATGGCGCCGCAGTGGCATTGGACGGCAAGATGATCGACCGCCCGGTAATACTGAAGGCGCAAGCTATCAGGGATGAAGCAAGCCGCAGCATAGCGGCATGAATCGATGCCAGGCAAACCATGCCTGCATCATGCCGCCGTCGCGGACGGCGGACCAAGAACGATAAGGAGACCATCATGACATTCAAACCCCTCGCATTTGCCATGGCCGCGGCCATGGTGTGGTCCGCCGGCGCCCATGCGCAGGCGCCGATCGTGATCAAGTTCAGCCACGTGGTGGCGAACGACACCCCCAAGGGCAAGGGTGCGGAGCGCTTCAAGGAACTGGCGGAGAAGGCCACCAGCGGCCGCGTCAAGGTCGAGGTCTATCCCAACAGCACGCTCTACAAGGACAAGGAAGAAATGGAAGCGCTGCAGCTGGGCGCGGTGCAGATGCTGGCGCCGTCGCTGGCCAAGTTTGGACCGCTGGGCGTGAAGGAATTCGAGGCC
Coding sequences within:
- a CDS encoding CoA ester lyase; amino-acid sequence: MNRSYLFVPGNRPERFAKALAAGADAVIIDLEDAVAPADKAAARDAVRAWLSPAHPVLVRINSADTAWFAADAELCGLPGVSGIVLPKAEQAGDIALLRQKGAPAVLPLIETALGLHQALALARQPGVERLLFGSIDFSLDLGLHEGVEELQYFRSHLVLASRLAGVLPPVDGVTTALDDGAQILDDARRARRNGFGGKLCIHPKQLAHVHAAFAPTAEEVAWAERVLQAVENTDGAAVALDGKMIDRPVILKAQAIRDEASRSIAA